In Formosa haliotis, the sequence AATGAAATACGAAGAACTTAAATTCTGGCATTTTGTATATGGCTCGCCTAATAGTATTAAAGCCATTCACCAAAGCCTTAATGTACCCGATGCATTAGATGCCAATTTAGCCACAGACCATGTTTATATTATAGATAACGAGTTAAGTTTAAGAGGGCGTTTAGATGATAGAACAGATAACGAATTGGCAAGTAAAAAGCCAGTCTACCAAAAAGCGTCTTACGATGCGATTAAAGTAGCCGATTTAAAAAATAAAATGAGTGAAGATGTTAGAGTCTTGTTTACCGAATATCGTCAAAAACGTAAAGGTAATTTCGATTCTACATCGCGCCGAGCAAACGATTTAAAAGGAACAGATGAGTAGTAAAACTAATTATTCGTATATAGGTATAGCCTTTATTATTTTAGTATTCGGAATTATTTTTATTCCGAAAATTGTCGACAGAATTAAAAATAACGATGTCTCGCGTAGCGATAGAATGAGTAATGTGCCCGATAATCATTATTCATCTAAAGAAAAATTAGCATTTTTAGAAATAAACGGTGAAGCAAAAAAAGTACCTGAATTTAGCTTTACTAATCAGGATGGAAAAACCATTACCAACACCGACTATCTAGGGAAAGTCTATGTGGTTGAATTTTTCTTTACTACATGCCCAACTATTTGCCCGATTATGAGCGAGAATTTAATTCAAATTCAAGATCGATTTAAATCTATAGACAATTTTGGGGTAGCGTCATTTACCATAAACCCAAGTCATGATACCCCAGAAGTTTTAAAAGAGTATGCCGAAAAATATGGGATCACCAATCCGAATTGGAATTTACTTACCGGAGATCGCGAAGCTATTTACAATTTAGCTAATCTTGGTTTTAATTTATATACTGCCGAAGAGGAGGGAGCTGCAGGTGGCTTCGAGCATTCTGGAAATTTCGCTTTAATAGATAAAAATGGATTTATAAGATCTAGAACAGATGCTTATGGGAATCCTAAAATATACTATAGAGGAACCATTACCGAAAAAGCAAAGTACGATGAAGATGGGGAAGAGGAAGAAATCACGATGCTTAAAGAAGATATTAAAAAGCTATTAAATGAATAATTCAGAATACATTGTAGATTCTAAAAAGGCAGCAAAATATAATAAATGGATTATTGTTTTATCTGTTGTTATCCCTATTGCGGTGGCTGTTTTATTTGGTGTTAAAATTCCAAATGTAGAGCCTTTATGGTTTTTACCTCCAATTTATGCGAGTATAAACGCTATAACTGCCGTTGTTTTGGTGCTCGCCTTTCTGGCAATTAAAAAGAAAAATGTAAAAAAGCACGAGTTGTTAATTAAGGTAGCCATGACGTTATCTGTTATATTTTTAGTGTTGTACGTGGCATACCATATGACTAGCGATTCTACAAAATTTGGTGGTGAAGGGGCTATAAAATATGTGTACTACTTTATTTTATTTACTCATATAGTGCTATCTATAGTTGTTATTCCGTTTGTGCTAATTACGTATGTACGCGGTATTACAAACGATATTGCCCGACATAGAAAAATTGCAAAAATTACGTTTCCACTGTGGTTATATGTAGCCGTAACAGGAGTGTTGGTTTATGCTTTAATATCACCTTATTATACATTTTAATGAAAAAACGCTATATCATTTTAATGGTTTTCATTTTGGCGGTCTCA encodes:
- a CDS encoding SCO family protein; the protein is MSSKTNYSYIGIAFIILVFGIIFIPKIVDRIKNNDVSRSDRMSNVPDNHYSSKEKLAFLEINGEAKKVPEFSFTNQDGKTITNTDYLGKVYVVEFFFTTCPTICPIMSENLIQIQDRFKSIDNFGVASFTINPSHDTPEVLKEYAEKYGITNPNWNLLTGDREAIYNLANLGFNLYTAEEEGAAGGFEHSGNFALIDKNGFIRSRTDAYGNPKIYYRGTITEKAKYDEDGEEEEITMLKEDIKKLLNE
- a CDS encoding DUF420 domain-containing protein, producing MNNSEYIVDSKKAAKYNKWIIVLSVVIPIAVAVLFGVKIPNVEPLWFLPPIYASINAITAVVLVLAFLAIKKKNVKKHELLIKVAMTLSVIFLVLYVAYHMTSDSTKFGGEGAIKYVYYFILFTHIVLSIVVIPFVLITYVRGITNDIARHRKIAKITFPLWLYVAVTGVLVYALISPYYTF